A part of Clarias gariepinus isolate MV-2021 ecotype Netherlands chromosome 14, CGAR_prim_01v2, whole genome shotgun sequence genomic DNA contains:
- the LOC128540871 gene encoding histone-lysine N-methyltransferase PRDM9-like, producing MSLVLLVSLVSMGSLMPPVLSLVSQPSPGSLVLVSQVASVSRVTDCQVCKSFFLNECELHTPPLFIPDTPVPTGIADRARQTLPAGLEVRKSGTADSGLGVFSRGDTVPVGAHFGPYQGEPVDREAAMNSAYSWVISKSTDCKEYIDGTREERANWMRYVNCAGSEEEQNLVAFQYRDEILYRCCRPINPGQELLVGFEEGYAKVLGVTFYSLWNKKCSRNKMKTPSLQVFSCTWCSFCYTVEIYLHKHMKRCHYEEYVKLKESGETPHHKARRRSGKRSSGPLGSETSPGQECDKMHQCSDCGKNFKLRSYLKQHRHIHSGEKPHQCSQCGKSFTRLAHLKLHQRIHTGERPYECSRCGKRFSDQSAAQRHERTHTGVKPFHCSECGMNFTRQSNLQRHQRVHTGRKPYTCSQCGKSFTDRTVIQAHRQVHTGARPYPCSQCGLAFAHQGTLKLHLRVHTGEKPYTCSQCGKSFAHRGHLTLHLRIHTGEKPYRCSECGKTFNQLSNLKRHNRIHEGEKPYHCSVCGKSFTQQNTLQLHHRTHTGEKPYRCSACGKSFAHRSTFRIHQRSHTGEKPYFCSQCGNNFISRGSLQRHQRVHAGEKPYHCSHCGGSFTQRCHLKYHKLTHTGDQPYHCS from the exons ACTGTCAGGTTTGTAAATCCTTCTTCCTGAACGAGTGTGAGCTTCACACTCCACCTCTCTTCATCCCTGACACCCCGGTTCCCACGGGGATCGCCGACCGAGCCAGACAAACCCTTCCAGCTGGTCTAGAAGTCCGGAAGTCTGGGACTGCTGACTCGGGCCTGGGAGTGTTCAGTAGAGGGGACACGGTTCCGGTCGGGGCTCACTTCGGTCCGTATCAGGGGGAACCGGTAGACCGGGAGGCAGCCATGAACAGCGCCTACTCCTGGGTG ATTTCCAAGAGCACAGATTGTAAAGAGTATATAGACGGCACAAGAGAGGAGCGTGCCAACTGGATGAG GTACGTGAACTGTGCTGGTAGTGAAGAAGAGCAGAACCTGGTGGCCTTCCAGTATCGAGACGAGATTCTCTACCGCTGCTGTCGACCCATCAATCCAGGACAAGAGCTCCTGGTGGGGTTCGAAGAGGGTTACGCCAAAGTTCTCGGCGTAACATTTTACTCCCTCTGGAACAAGAAGTGCTCCAGAAACA AAATGAAAACCCCTTCATTACAAGTCTTCTCCTGCACTTGGTGTTCATTTTGCTATACGGTTGAAATTTATCTCCACAAACACATGAAGAGATGCCACTATGAGGAGTACGTCAAACTGAAGGAATCAGGAGAAACTCCTCATCACAAGGCCAGAAGACGCTCCGGTAAGCGGTCCTCAGGTCCTCTCGGCTCCGAGACCTCACCCGGTCAGGAGTGTGATAAAAtgcatcagtgctcagactgcgGGAAGAATTTTAAGCTACGAAGTTATCTCAAGCAGCACCGGCACATTCACTCGGGAGAAAAACCACATCAGTGCTCGCAGTGCGGGAAGAGTTTCACCCGACTCGCTCATCTCAAGCTACACCAGCGCATCCACACGGGAGAAAGGCCGTACGAGTGCTCGCGGTGCGGGAAGAGATTCTCGGATCAGAGTGCTGCTCAGCGAcacgagcgcacacacacaggagtgAAACCGTTTCACTGCTCAGAATGTGGAATGAACTTTACTCGGCAAAGTAACCTGCAGCGACACCAGCGCGTTCACACCGGGAGGAAGCCGTACACCTGCTCTcagtgcgggaagagttttaccGACCGGACCGTGATCCAGGCGCACCGCCAGGTCCACACAGGAGCCAGGCCGTACCCGTGTTCGCAGTGCGGCTTGGCTTTTGCTCATCAGGGTACTCTTAAACTACACCTGCGCGTCCATACAGGCGAAAAGCCGtacacctgctcacagtgcgggAAGAGCTTCGCTCACAGAGGGCATCTTACACTGCACCTGCGCATCCACACCGGGGAGAAGCCGTATCGCTGCTCAGAGTGCGGGAAGACCTTTAACCAGCTGAGCAATCTGAAAAGACACAACCGTATTCACGAAGGAGAaaagccgtatcactgctcggtgtgtggaaagagttttactcaACAGAACACCCTCCAGCTCCACCACCGCACACACACCGGCGAGAAGCCGTATCGCTGCTCGGCCTGCGGGAAGAGTTTCGCTCACCGGAGTACTTTCAGGATCCACCAGCGCAGTCACACGGGGGAGAAGCCGTACTTCTGCTCACAGTGCGGGAACAACTTTATCAGTCGGGGGAGTCTACAGCGCCACCAGCGGGTCCACgccggagagaagccgtatcactgctcacaCTGCGGAGGGAGTTTCACTCAGCGCTGCCATCTTAAATACCACAAACTCACTCACACCGGAGACCAACCGTATCACTGCTCTTAG